In one bacterium genomic region, the following are encoded:
- a CDS encoding RNA polymerase sigma factor translates to MIDKEVCGLKEITDEKLMAGLQQGNSQNFERLVERYGTALYRFIYRILKDEGEAQDLVQETFLRVYRSAGQYDSKYPFRVWIFSIASHLAINVLNSARRRRIFFFWNRSEHDREQEISQEEEIVDPRKNPEEEFSHQQMSQRVQQAIDSLSPRQKVALTLSKLEGLSYKEIADVMDINLPAVESLIFRAKQKIQRELG, encoded by the coding sequence ATGATCGATAAGGAAGTCTGCGGATTGAAAGAAATCACCGATGAAAAGCTGATGGCCGGCCTTCAGCAGGGGAATAGCCAAAACTTTGAAAGACTGGTCGAAAGATACGGTACTGCACTCTATCGGTTCATCTACCGAATTCTCAAGGATGAGGGAGAGGCACAGGACCTCGTTCAGGAAACCTTCCTCCGGGTGTATCGAAGCGCCGGCCAATACGATTCGAAGTATCCTTTCCGGGTCTGGATATTTTCCATTGCCAGTCACCTGGCCATTAACGTTTTAAACTCGGCCAGGAGGCGACGGATTTTTTTCTTCTGGAACCGCTCTGAGCACGATAGGGAACAGGAGATTTCTCAGGAGGAGGAAATTGTCGATCCCCGGAAAAATCCGGAAGAAGAATTCTCCCATCAGCAGATGTCTCAACGAGTGCAGCAAGCCATCGATAGTCTCAGCCCCAGGCAAAAGGTTGCCCTGACCCTGAGCAAGCTGGAAGGGCTGAGTTATAAAGAAATCGCCGACGTCATGGACATCAACCTTCCGGCTGTGGAATCATTGATCTTCCGGGCCAAACAGAAGATCCAGCGTGAGCTCGGATGA
- a CDS encoding thioredoxin-like domain-containing protein encodes MNRPDRFKIKAPDFPSGLTWYNTRHPISLKELRGKVVLLDFWTYCCINCLHVILDLTRLEEKFPNELVVIGVHSAKFDAEYREGNIRQAILRHGIRHPVVNDKDLLIWRLYDVRAWPSFALIDPEGNLIGITSGEGIYESFSTIINSIIQEYDREGKIDRRPIRRELEASPVPESFLAFPGKILADKALNRLFIADTNHNRIIAASLDELAIQTIIGQGEAGFRDGNFRIAQFNHPQGMAVQGDLLYVADTENHAVRQVDMKNHQVITLAGNGRQARRINSGYGLTILLNSPWDLVLHQGYLYIAMAGFHQVWQLRLRDGFIEPYAGSSREGIVDGPLKAAALAQPSGITTDGRKLYVADSESSALRSVDLPPYGTVSTIVGRDLFVFGDQDGEGKSVLLQHPLGVVFEQGYLYVADTYNNKIKRIDPLRKTCETISGAGPEGFRDGVGQQVLFNEPGGLSIAHGQLYIADTNNHVIRKMDLQDYAVKTIAFTGLEFLQQATAVEEFTGKLIRYDPKTIHPGEGKLLIDLVIPKGCQLTPYAPHTVSWQADNDRLQFPISPPYLQFESDNLPITIPFQAAEGKSHIFVDMLVYYCSSQAEAYSQCFLAQERLDIPVSVSQEAENSEIRISYQMTEQIFNTKTGNP; translated from the coding sequence ATGAACAGACCTGACAGATTTAAAATAAAAGCTCCGGACTTTCCATCCGGCCTTACCTGGTATAATACCCGCCACCCCATCTCATTGAAGGAATTGCGGGGAAAAGTAGTGCTCCTGGATTTCTGGACCTATTGCTGCATCAATTGTCTTCATGTTATCCTGGATCTCACCCGGCTGGAAGAGAAATTTCCGAATGAACTGGTTGTTATCGGGGTCCATTCGGCCAAATTTGACGCTGAATATAGAGAAGGAAATATCCGGCAGGCTATTTTACGTCATGGAATCAGGCACCCGGTGGTAAATGATAAGGATTTGCTTATCTGGCGTCTCTATGATGTTCGGGCCTGGCCCAGCTTTGCCCTCATTGACCCGGAGGGCAACCTGATCGGCATTACCTCCGGTGAAGGAATCTACGAGTCTTTCAGCACCATTATCAACAGCATTATCCAGGAATATGACCGGGAAGGAAAAATAGATCGCCGCCCCATCCGGCGTGAGCTGGAAGCTTCACCCGTACCCGAATCGTTCCTGGCTTTCCCGGGCAAGATTCTGGCCGATAAGGCATTAAATCGGCTTTTTATCGCCGATACCAATCACAACCGGATCATTGCTGCCAGCCTGGATGAATTGGCTATCCAGACAATTATTGGCCAGGGAGAAGCTGGTTTTCGGGACGGAAACTTCCGAATCGCTCAATTTAACCATCCTCAAGGGATGGCTGTCCAGGGAGATTTGCTCTATGTAGCTGATACGGAAAACCATGCTGTCCGACAGGTGGATATGAAAAACCATCAGGTAATAACCCTGGCTGGAAATGGACGTCAGGCCCGTCGAATAAATTCGGGCTACGGGCTTACCATTCTCTTGAACTCTCCCTGGGATCTGGTTCTTCATCAGGGATATCTGTATATAGCCATGGCCGGATTTCACCAGGTCTGGCAGTTGAGGCTCCGCGACGGCTTTATTGAACCCTATGCAGGCAGCAGCCGGGAAGGGATTGTGGATGGCCCGCTCAAAGCAGCGGCTCTGGCCCAGCCAAGCGGAATAACCACGGATGGCAGAAAACTCTATGTTGCAGATAGTGAAAGCAGTGCTCTTCGCTCGGTGGACCTTCCTCCTTACGGCACCGTTTCGACCATTGTTGGCAGGGACCTGTTTGTGTTTGGAGACCAGGATGGCGAAGGAAAATCAGTCTTGCTTCAGCATCCTCTGGGGGTGGTTTTTGAACAGGGATATCTCTATGTAGCTGATACTTATAATAATAAAATCAAGCGGATCGACCCTTTGAGAAAGACCTGTGAAACCATTTCCGGGGCGGGACCGGAAGGATTTCGCGATGGAGTCGGCCAGCAGGTCCTGTTCAATGAACCTGGAGGATTAAGCATCGCCCACGGTCAATTATATATCGCCGATACAAACAATCATGTAATCAGAAAGATGGACTTGCAGGACTATGCCGTGAAAACTATTGCCTTTACTGGTCTTGAGTTCCTTCAGCAGGCAACAGCAGTCGAGGAATTTACCGGCAAGCTGATTCGGTACGATCCCAAGACGATCCATCCCGGCGAAGGAAAACTGCTCATTGATCTGGTCATTCCCAAAGGCTGCCAATTGACTCCCTATGCCCCCCATACCGTCTCCTGGCAGGCAGATAACGATCGGTTGCAGTTTCCGATCTCTCCCCCTTACCTTCAATTCGAAAGCGATAATTTACCCATAACCATTCCTTTTCAGGCTGCTGAAGGCAAATCCCATATATTTGTCGATATGCTGGTTTATTATTGCAGCAGCCAGGCAGAAGCTTATTCCCAGTGCTTTCTGGCTCAAGAGCGGCTGGATATTCCGGTGTCCGTTTCCCAAGAAGCGGAAAACTCCGAGATCAGAATCAGCTATCAGATGACAGAGCAGATTTTCAACACCAAGACCGGGAATCCCTGA
- a CDS encoding CBS domain-containing protein, translating into MKARDIMTSNPSSCHPKDKLCSAIDIMRENNVGVVPVTDGAGGGHLVGIITDRDVALSLGAEEKACSQLNVESCMSKQIFSCQPDDDIKKVEQIMKEHQVRRVPVVDRNGTLQGIIATADIAREALREKQSGQVELPETDLAEVVEVVSMSSD; encoded by the coding sequence ATGAAAGCACGAGATATCATGACCAGTAATCCGAGTTCCTGCCATCCCAAAGATAAACTGTGCAGTGCTATTGATATCATGAGAGAGAACAATGTCGGTGTAGTGCCGGTAACCGACGGGGCGGGAGGGGGCCATCTTGTCGGGATCATCACTGACCGTGATGTTGCCCTGAGTCTCGGAGCCGAAGAGAAGGCCTGTTCGCAGCTTAATGTTGAATCATGCATGAGCAAGCAGATATTTTCCTGCCAGCCGGATGATGACATTAAAAAGGTTGAACAAATCATGAAAGAACATCAGGTCCGTCGTGTGCCGGTAGTTGATCGGAATGGAACACTTCAGGGCATTATTGCTACAGCCGATATTGCCAGAGAGGCTCTCAGGGAGAAACAGAGTGGCCAGGTCGAGCTGCCTGAGACCGACCTGGCTGAGGTCGTTGAGGTAGTTTCAATGAGCTCGGATTGA
- a CDS encoding Spy/CpxP family protein refolding chaperone has translation MNKKSFITSLLVAFTLMAILVSFTSPSANAFWGSKGQCMTGPGPGQGMGPGGGGPGKGRHLGQLLDLSTQQQQKMHDLQFAFQKKTLNLRDELGKKRLEQKTLLENSTVDWKKVDELTDQISKLRASMEKERMRHRVEVKKILTPEQLKKFESMPYWHGGPDGDDLPPAQGSGCGLGKGPGTGPGRAL, from the coding sequence ATGAACAAGAAATCTTTTATTACCAGTCTTCTGGTTGCTTTCACTCTTATGGCTATTCTGGTTTCCTTTACATCCCCCTCAGCCAATGCTTTCTGGGGAAGCAAAGGCCAGTGCATGACCGGACCGGGTCCTGGTCAGGGGATGGGGCCAGGCGGCGGGGGACCGGGCAAAGGACGCCATCTTGGTCAGCTTCTTGACCTGTCTACCCAGCAGCAGCAGAAGATGCATGATCTTCAGTTCGCCTTTCAGAAGAAAACCCTCAATCTCCGGGATGAATTGGGGAAAAAGAGACTGGAGCAAAAGACGCTTTTGGAAAACAGCACGGTAGATTGGAAAAAGGTCGATGAGTTGACCGACCAGATCTCCAAGCTCAGGGCAAGCATGGAAAAGGAAAGAATGCGGCACCGGGTGGAAGTGAAAAAGATTCTCACTCCCGAACAACTGAAAAAATTCGAGAGCATGCCCTACTGGCACGGAGGGCCGGATGGAGACGATCTTCCCCCGGCGCAAGGATCAGGATGCGGCCTCGGAAAGGGGCCGGGAACGGGACCGGGCCGTGCGTTATAA
- a CDS encoding Clp1/GlmU family protein has translation MAVDKIPEEWLMLVKDIEGYQRRFIVFTLGENDTGKSTFCRYLVSQLCHQGRRVAWIDADLGQSILGPPASVGMTILSPPGGEESPLFLRFVGSTSPVGHLLQTLVAVRVLMDKAIRQRVDGIVLDTSGFVSGKIGLEFKFQKIDLVNPTHLVALERGKELEVLLKNFSYRRSLSIRRFPIPEAVQLKSMEQRWEYRQEQFRRYFNEARVTDFTFGGLGLHGHLPDFQSLRNWQGLLIGFCDEINDTLALGVIQSVDLKRKHLSCLTPLQQKHRVRSIQFGSLRLDPSGQELGPRK, from the coding sequence ATGGCTGTTGATAAAATACCTGAAGAATGGCTGATGCTGGTCAAGGATATTGAAGGCTATCAGCGCCGATTTATTGTTTTTACCCTGGGGGAAAATGATACAGGAAAATCCACATTCTGCCGTTACCTGGTTTCCCAGTTATGTCATCAAGGGCGACGAGTGGCCTGGATCGATGCGGATTTGGGGCAATCCATCCTTGGACCTCCCGCCAGCGTGGGAATGACTATTCTTTCTCCGCCGGGAGGAGAGGAAAGCCCTTTATTTTTACGCTTTGTTGGTTCCACCTCTCCAGTAGGGCATCTCCTGCAAACCCTGGTGGCAGTCCGGGTCCTGATGGATAAAGCTATCCGGCAGAGAGTGGATGGGATTGTCCTTGATACTTCCGGCTTTGTCTCAGGCAAGATTGGCCTTGAATTCAAATTCCAGAAAATCGATCTGGTGAATCCTACTCACCTTGTCGCTCTGGAGCGAGGTAAGGAATTGGAAGTATTGCTGAAAAATTTCTCTTACCGCAGATCGCTCTCCATTCGCCGCTTTCCCATACCGGAGGCTGTTCAGCTCAAATCCATGGAGCAGCGATGGGAATACCGCCAGGAGCAGTTTCGCAGATATTTCAATGAGGCCAGAGTGACAGACTTTACTTTCGGTGGGCTTGGGCTTCACGGGCACCTGCCGGACTTTCAGAGTTTACGGAATTGGCAGGGCCTGCTTATTGGGTTCTGCGATGAAATAAACGATACTCTTGCCCTGGGAGTTATCCAGAGTGTAGATCTGAAGCGCAAGCATCTCTCCTGCCTGACTCCGCTCCAGCAGAAGCACCGGGTGAGATCGATTCAGTTTGGATCACTCCGCCTGGATCCAAGCGGGCAGGAGCTGGGTCCAAGGAAATAA
- a CDS encoding zf-HC2 domain-containing protein: protein MHIKRHVRDQKISALIDGELSPEEREAIIRHIDQCQRCRGKLLKWQQVDHCLVHSERTISPPALLEHKILAHVQRQESSSAADSAPFCKHGLNLRFAAACLVALGIFLGTLMGTKLTACLVREQEGIDLMAVLSPQEIYSPSLAEMNLESILEGES from the coding sequence ATGCACATAAAAAGACATGTAAGAGACCAGAAGATATCGGCCCTGATTGATGGGGAATTATCGCCGGAAGAGCGGGAGGCTATTATCCGGCACATCGATCAATGCCAAAGATGCAGGGGTAAGCTGCTGAAATGGCAGCAGGTTGACCATTGCCTCGTGCACTCTGAGCGCACGATATCTCCTCCTGCGTTATTAGAGCACAAGATACTGGCTCACGTACAGCGGCAGGAATCGTCCAGTGCTGCGGATAGCGCACCCTTCTGTAAACATGGCCTGAACTTGCGGTTTGCAGCCGCTTGCCTGGTGGCTTTGGGGATCTTTCTGGGGACGCTCATGGGGACGAAATTGACCGCTTGCCTGGTCAGGGAGCAAGAGGGAATCGACCTGATGGCAGTTCTCTCGCCCCAGGAGATTTATTCTCCTTCTCTTGCCGAAATGAACCTTGAGAGTATCTTAGAAGGGGAATCGTGA
- a CDS encoding periplasmic heavy metal sensor — protein MKKYALYLVLIFSVAVNIAVAGTLAYHYWRVSRDGAGLVCGQKPLGRFMRENLQLEDKETSRLQSLFKQDRENLVQLRCQIHQQRQILFDLLDKPQINQVQVDQQIEKIAALQAAMQKVVTHQIINLKASLPEEKQRRLLKAIRQRSGCGPFGQGPIGPGFGKKQKGRW, from the coding sequence ATGAAAAAATACGCCCTGTATCTGGTGCTCATTTTTTCCGTGGCCGTCAATATTGCTGTGGCAGGGACTCTTGCCTATCATTACTGGCGGGTGAGCCGGGATGGAGCCGGACTGGTCTGCGGTCAAAAGCCTCTCGGCAGATTTATGCGGGAAAACCTTCAACTCGAAGACAAAGAGACTTCCCGCTTGCAGTCGCTTTTTAAACAGGATAGAGAGAATCTGGTGCAGTTGAGATGCCAGATCCATCAGCAGCGGCAGATCCTTTTTGATCTGCTCGACAAGCCTCAGATTAACCAGGTCCAGGTTGATCAGCAGATTGAAAAGATCGCAGCTCTTCAGGCTGCCATGCAAAAGGTGGTTACTCATCAGATTATCAACCTGAAAGCCAGTCTTCCGGAAGAAAAGCAGCGGAGGTTACTGAAAGCCATCCGTCAACGATCGGGGTGCGGTCCCTTTGGCCAGGGACCCATTGGCCCTGGATTTGGGAAAAAGCAAAAGGGGAGGTGGTGA
- a CDS encoding VWA domain-containing protein, producing MNELVKHLEFFEPADWIRAMLGTECFSKEIQEIFFLARSIFSSHSVYSIKESMAPILNRKKPSLPSSKDVQKRSQSPRWRPQPLSDNMDIAKVSWVYQIASVLPREFVINHDTIFYKKLINKELNRRRFEAPEEETLSTTELVHGQDQRVNKAQKIYVLFDNSSSMSGEKLNKFYAAKAISLEYLRRAQPENPQIYFRSFTDQVSPLIRSERAKDIKKIIRHIAHLHTADCYQTEIGKAILQAIEDIRRDPRMEKAEILVITDGLGPIPENLRELLGGIKLHVILICGLDIDQVLKLYPDRAAWDLAGQDDKPREMPAFWSAWNLDRNGLSLPDPGENLEALRKSKLTPQRSQMLRKMEILLALAQVYQLQEIVDTFIPLPSILGEKFDLFNAYELELIIEYRKTLEQNQHQHSSIPEKTEIYHRIHFMIRYLNNLLSRKPSQEMQEQIRQEINHFIRIKQILLKDSWFVSILENFARQGEGITTLEEEQEKGIRSHKNRKGLRTFLIILGRKIKRLYHWVMQSRPWLVNLIRYWIACLKRKRLIRRKNKLRDKLRAELGGVGS from the coding sequence ATGAACGAGCTGGTAAAACATCTGGAATTTTTTGAGCCGGCAGACTGGATTCGGGCTATGCTGGGCACGGAATGCTTTTCCAAAGAAATCCAGGAGATTTTCTTTCTTGCCCGCAGCATTTTTTCCAGTCATAGCGTGTATTCGATCAAAGAGTCGATGGCTCCCATCCTCAACCGCAAGAAGCCGTCCTTGCCATCATCGAAAGACGTGCAGAAGCGCTCGCAAAGCCCGCGGTGGCGGCCGCAGCCGTTATCCGATAATATGGATATCGCCAAGGTTTCCTGGGTTTACCAGATCGCCTCTGTTTTGCCGCGGGAGTTTGTCATTAACCATGATACCATATTTTACAAAAAGCTCATCAACAAGGAGTTGAACCGCCGGAGATTCGAGGCTCCGGAAGAAGAGACCCTTTCGACAACTGAGCTTGTGCACGGACAGGATCAGAGAGTCAACAAAGCGCAAAAAATCTATGTGCTCTTTGATAATTCCTCATCAATGAGCGGGGAGAAGCTGAATAAATTTTATGCAGCCAAAGCTATATCACTGGAGTATTTACGGCGGGCTCAGCCGGAAAATCCACAAATTTATTTTCGTTCGTTTACCGACCAGGTCAGCCCGTTGATCCGGTCGGAGAGAGCCAAAGATATCAAGAAGATTATAAGACATATAGCTCATCTGCATACCGCCGATTGCTACCAGACCGAAATCGGCAAGGCCATTTTACAGGCCATCGAGGATATCCGGCGGGATCCCCGGATGGAGAAGGCTGAAATATTGGTCATCACTGATGGGCTTGGACCCATCCCTGAAAATCTGCGCGAGCTTCTCGGTGGAATCAAGCTGCATGTGATCCTGATTTGCGGCCTGGATATCGATCAGGTGCTGAAACTCTACCCTGACCGTGCAGCCTGGGACCTGGCTGGACAGGATGACAAACCAAGGGAAATGCCGGCCTTCTGGAGCGCCTGGAACCTCGATAGAAATGGCTTATCCCTCCCGGATCCGGGGGAGAATCTGGAAGCCTTGCGAAAGAGCAAATTGACTCCCCAGCGGAGTCAGATGCTGCGGAAGATGGAGATCTTACTGGCATTGGCTCAAGTTTACCAGCTTCAGGAGATAGTTGATACTTTCATTCCCCTTCCTTCGATACTTGGGGAAAAATTCGACCTTTTCAATGCCTATGAGCTTGAACTGATTATCGAGTACAGAAAAACGCTGGAGCAAAACCAGCATCAGCATTCATCTATTCCGGAAAAAACCGAGATATATCATCGCATTCATTTCATGATCAGATATCTTAACAATCTGTTGAGCCGCAAACCATCCCAGGAAATGCAGGAGCAAATCAGGCAGGAAATTAATCATTTTATCCGAATCAAGCAAATACTTTTGAAAGATTCCTGGTTCGTCTCGATCCTGGAGAATTTTGCCCGTCAGGGGGAGGGAATCACAACCCTGGAGGAAGAGCAGGAGAAAGGAATACGCTCACATAAGAACCGCAAGGGCCTTCGTACCTTCCTGATTATTCTCGGCAGAAAGATCAAAAGGCTTTATCATTGGGTCATGCAGTCCCGCCCCTGGCTGGTAAACCTTATCCGATACTGGATTGCCTGCCTGAAAAGAAAGCGATTGATTCGGCGAAAAAATAAACTCCGTGACAAGCTTCGGGCTGAGCTTGGCGGAGTGGGGAGTTGA